TCTTTTCGCTGATCTTCGTGCTGTGTTCGTCCAGCGCCATATCACAGATCAAATCGGTGTTGCGCGGGTCCCCCAGCCATACCGTGAGCACCGGCTTTCCTGAACAAACCAATTGAATGGTCTCGACATCGTATTCGCTGAGCTCTGTGGCGGTCACGACCAAAATCAATCCCGCGTCTGTCAAAATATTGGCGGTCTCGGCGAGACGGCGGATGTGCTCGGAACCGCGTTTTTCGCGGTTTTGCGGATCAAGGTCGGCGTTCATGCCGTACAAAACGCTGCCGATGCCGAGATAATAGGCATTCTTTCCGCTGTCGAACAGGGATTTTTCAAGCGCCTTTGCAGGATGCTTTTTATCGGTATGTTCCGCACCCGTGATCAAAACGATAGCCGGTTTTTGCCCGAAACGCTGCCGGCGTTCTTCGATGCTCACCGCGCTCTTTTCCCACTTGATATCGCGCAGTTCGAGCTTACGTTTGGTGCCCAGATGGCGGCTTTGAACGGTGTCGGTAAAGATACCTCCGCCCGAAATTTCATAATCGTCGACGATGACAAAACGGCCTGTGACCGCCAATTCTCCCACATTGTCGAACGCGACGAGCCGGTCGGTCGAGAGGATGCACTCGGCGACGTCGTATTTGTCGACGCGGTCTTTTTTATTTCGCTGCAGCGTCGAGGCGTCCATGACGCTTAAAATCTCCTCGAGGCGGCATTCGACTTTCGCCGAACCGGTTTTGAGGTAATAGGATTTACCGTCTATCATCGGCGCATTTCCCAGCCAAAAGATATTGACTTTCAAGAGGTTGCCGACAAGCGGCGCGGGTTCGTCGGCTCTGGTGCAGAGCTCACCCCGGCGGATATAGACCTGCTCGTTCATCGTAAATCCGGTAGCAAATCCTGCTTCGGCGATGCCGTTTTCCTCGTCGGGTCTCATCGACTCGATGCGTTTGACGGTCGTCTTTTTA
This sequence is a window from Oscillospiraceae bacterium. Protein-coding genes within it:
- a CDS encoding GTP-binding protein, with product MSKDELMNIVIVGHVDHGKSTVIGRLLADTGSLPEGKLEQIKEMCRRNAKPFEYAFLLDALKDERSQGITIDTARCFFNTEKRKYIVIDAPGHIEFLKNMITGASRADAALLVIDAAEGVQENSRRHGYMLSMLGIRQVCVLINKMDLVNYDRTVFEQVKQEYGEFLAQIGITPAGYIPVSGMQGDNIALSGKQNMLWYEGSTVLETLDQFIASAPPLSLPFRMPVQDVYKFTGEGDDRRIIAGTVETGKLTAGDELVFYPSGKKTTVKRIESMRPDEENGIAEAGFATGFTMNEQVYIRRGELCTRADEPAPLVGNLLKVNIFWLGNAPMIDGKSYYLKTGSAKVECRLEEILSVMDASTLQRNKKDRVDKYDVAECILSTDRLVAFDNVGELAVTGRFVIVDDYEISGGGIFTDTVQSRHLGTKRKLELRDIKWEKSAVSIEERRQRFGQKPAIVLITGAEHTDKKHPAKALEKSLFDSGKNAYYLGIGSVLYGMNADLDPQNREKRGSEHIRRLAETANILTDAGLILVVTATELSEYDVETIQLVCSGKPVLTVWLGDPRNTDLICDMALDEHSTKISEKITEKLNAENII